Proteins from a single region of Runella sp. SP2:
- a CDS encoding DMT family transporter → MNTSPKPTLFDYLHLHFLVIIWGFTAILGKLINADLSRVSLTFFRTLLAAVGLALVLTLRKEWKKVAPQDRNKMLGVGVIMGVHWLTFFASAHVSSASVCLAGMSTTSLFTALLEPLFSRKQVRPLEILMSLLVMLGLYLIFRFEFDQSWGLGLALISSLLAALFTIANSRFVKTHPALVITFYEMSGATMGMFLGLVGIGMVSGLSQTQVVPQSMDWLWLGVLASVCTVYAYSAGVHLLKKMSPFTLNLTINLEPVYGMALAYFILNERMTAGFYAGTGVILLTVILYPILNSRFSKG, encoded by the coding sequence ATGAACACCTCGCCCAAACCTACCCTGTTCGATTACTTACACCTACACTTTTTGGTCATCATTTGGGGCTTTACGGCCATTTTGGGAAAATTAATCAACGCCGATTTGTCGCGGGTTAGTTTGACGTTCTTTCGCACTCTATTAGCAGCCGTCGGCTTGGCCTTGGTACTAACCTTGCGCAAAGAATGGAAAAAAGTAGCCCCTCAAGACCGCAATAAAATGCTGGGCGTTGGGGTGATTATGGGCGTTCACTGGTTGACTTTTTTTGCCTCTGCCCACGTATCGAGTGCGTCGGTATGTTTGGCAGGAATGTCCACTACGTCATTGTTTACGGCTTTGCTAGAACCGTTGTTTAGCCGTAAACAAGTGCGACCATTAGAAATTCTGATGAGCCTGTTGGTTATGTTGGGGCTTTACCTGATTTTTCGTTTTGAGTTTGACCAATCGTGGGGCTTGGGCTTGGCGCTCATTTCGTCCTTGCTGGCGGCCTTGTTTACCATTGCCAACAGCCGTTTTGTCAAAACCCATCCTGCGTTAGTCATTACTTTTTATGAAATGAGCGGTGCCACCATGGGGATGTTTTTGGGGTTAGTGGGTATCGGAATGGTGAGTGGCCTTTCTCAAACACAAGTCGTTCCTCAAAGCATGGATTGGCTTTGGCTGGGGGTTTTAGCCAGTGTTTGTACCGTTTATGCGTATTCGGCAGGCGTGCATTTGCTGAAAAAAATGTCCCCGTTTACCCTCAATCTTACCATCAACCTAGAACCTGTGTATGGCATGGCGCTGGCGTATTTTATTCTCAATGAGCGCATGACCGCAGGTTTTTACGCAGGAACGGGCGTTATTTTACTGACAGTAATTTTGTACCCGATACTCAACAGCCGTTTTTCTAAAGGATAA
- a CDS encoding DUF1361 domain-containing protein, translated as MKNKNHLLAAVSLISIILLCGRVTFTENFGGIFLTWNLFLAWVPFGIACIVEDLAQHRFVHQRGVLLGAAAWLLFFPNAPYLITDLIHLRASPDHLIWYDALMSFSFALAGLFTGFYSVLKIHALLEDYYSRITSWLLIGGSLIVASYGIYLGRFGRWNSWHVATHPLSLVRYIGNNLLQNPVALQLTLAFSFVMLSTYGVFWVLARSNAE; from the coding sequence ATGAAAAACAAAAACCATCTACTCGCTGCGGTGTCGCTCATAAGCATCATTTTGCTTTGTGGTCGCGTTACGTTTACCGAAAATTTTGGAGGAATTTTCCTTACTTGGAATCTTTTTCTGGCTTGGGTTCCGTTCGGAATTGCTTGTATTGTAGAAGATTTAGCTCAGCACCGTTTTGTCCACCAACGGGGAGTACTCTTGGGAGCAGCAGCTTGGTTGTTGTTTTTTCCCAATGCTCCTTACCTCATCACCGACCTAATTCACCTGAGGGCTTCCCCCGACCATTTGATTTGGTACGATGCTTTAATGAGTTTTTCGTTTGCGTTGGCAGGGCTGTTCACGGGTTTTTATTCTGTCCTAAAAATCCATGCACTTTTGGAGGATTACTACAGCCGAATCACAAGTTGGCTGCTAATTGGGGGGAGTTTAATAGTCGCAAGTTATGGAATCTATTTGGGAAGGTTTGGTCGTTGGAATAGCTGGCACGTGGCTACCCATCCATTATCGTTGGTTCGGTATATTGGGAATAATTTACTACAAAACCCCGTAGCGCTACAACTCACGCTGGCATTTTCCTTTGTGATGTTGTCCACGTACGGAGTCTTTTGGGTATTGGCTCGCTCTAATGCCGAGTAA
- a CDS encoding GlmU family protein, translating into MTNFILYDDAAIRPHLLPFTFTRPVSEVRCGIMTLTEKWVHYLGTTPSFLTEPYLQYKFPLITTHDNTFLNGAVCATVAIANAVEKLQEGQVLVDSSGITIAYRSPFEVVQPQTELSVISFPEPITVIQHIWDIFVENGAQINADFAAITHQRTSQPLADPHTHCYAPERIFIEEGSSVRAAILNAENGPIYIGKNATICEGSVVMGPFSLGESATVNWGAKMRMNTTIGPHCKVGGEISNSVLFSYSNKGHDGFLGNSVLGEWCNLGANCNNSNLKNDYTNVKLYSYATHTLEDTGRLFCGLFMGDYTKAGISTMFNTGTVVGVNANVFGAGFQSKHIPSFSWGGAAEGTTEYRLEKAIQVAYETVSRRNVPFGEIEQDILRSIFEQTRVRS; encoded by the coding sequence ATGACCAATTTTATTTTGTACGACGACGCGGCCATCCGCCCTCATTTGCTCCCGTTCACGTTCACCCGCCCAGTTTCCGAAGTACGCTGTGGCATTATGACTTTGACCGAAAAATGGGTGCATTACCTTGGTACAACCCCTTCTTTTTTGACCGAACCTTACCTTCAGTATAAATTTCCGCTCATTACAACCCATGACAATACCTTCCTCAACGGGGCCGTTTGTGCCACCGTTGCTATCGCCAATGCGGTTGAAAAATTACAAGAAGGACAAGTATTAGTGGATTCCAGTGGCATTACAATTGCCTACCGTTCACCGTTTGAAGTGGTACAGCCGCAGACCGAGCTTTCGGTCATTTCTTTTCCCGAGCCTATTACAGTTATTCAACATATATGGGATATTTTTGTAGAAAACGGCGCACAAATCAACGCTGATTTTGCCGCCATCACCCACCAGCGAACTTCCCAACCACTGGCCGACCCACACACGCATTGTTACGCCCCCGAGCGTATTTTTATCGAAGAAGGGTCGAGTGTACGCGCTGCGATTTTGAACGCCGAAAACGGCCCTATTTACATTGGTAAAAATGCAACCATCTGCGAAGGTAGCGTGGTCATGGGTCCATTTTCATTGGGAGAAAGCGCGACTGTCAACTGGGGGGCAAAAATGCGCATGAACACAACCATTGGTCCTCACTGTAAAGTAGGAGGAGAAATCAGCAACTCTGTTCTTTTTAGTTATAGTAACAAAGGCCACGATGGTTTTTTGGGGAATTCTGTTCTTGGTGAATGGTGCAACCTAGGCGCTAACTGCAACAACTCCAACCTCAAAAACGATTATACCAATGTAAAGCTGTATAGCTACGCCACGCATACCCTTGAAGACACGGGGCGCTTGTTTTGTGGTTTGTTTATGGGCGACTACACCAAAGCGGGCATCAGTACTATGTTCAACACAGGGACGGTTGTGGGCGTCAATGCCAACGTTTTTGGGGCAGGATTTCAGTCGAAGCACATCCCTTCGTTTTCGTGGGGAGGCGCCGCGGAAGGCACCACCGAATACCGTCTCGAAAAGGCCATCCAAGTGGCCTACGAAACTGTTAGCAGGCGTAATGTTCCTTTTGGAGAAATAGAACAAGACATTTTAAGAAGTATATTTGAGCAGACTCGGGTACGTTCTTGA
- a CDS encoding DUF2851 family protein, translating into MSEDFLYFLWQFQYFDAAHLTTTAGESLQVLAIGQRNANAGPDFINGRVIVENIEWAGSIEMHLRSSDWHRHAHTTDRAYESVVLHVVWENDADICRHDGTVVPTLALKDITSPKLLHKYHLLIESKETIPCENQLDVVSSLQKRMMLDRAATQRLERKAQGVLELLTQNHQDWEETTYQLLAQNFGFKVNAEPMLRLAQGLPLKILHKHRDNLFQLEALLFGQSGLLTPADEYALSLQKEYTFLAAKYSLKSTQLQAHEWKFLRLRPANFPTVRLAQLAAFIQQQPSLFSLFIHGENVKKLEAVLRVKQSDYWQTHYHFQKTMAAKVATLGKASVENIVVNTVVPLLAAYAEAKDNLDFMSKATELLEQLPAETNHLTDRWHQMGVESKTAFDSQAIIELYTHFCVKKGCLQCAIGTSLLKSP; encoded by the coding sequence ATGTCCGAAGATTTTCTGTACTTCTTGTGGCAGTTTCAGTATTTTGACGCTGCTCACCTCACCACCACGGCGGGAGAATCGCTCCAAGTACTGGCCATTGGACAACGAAACGCCAATGCTGGCCCCGATTTTATCAATGGGCGCGTCATAGTAGAAAATATCGAATGGGCAGGAAGTATCGAAATGCACTTGCGAAGCTCAGACTGGCACCGACATGCCCATACCACCGACCGTGCCTACGAGAGTGTTGTTTTGCACGTGGTTTGGGAAAACGATGCGGATATTTGTCGGCACGATGGCACGGTGGTTCCTACCTTGGCTTTGAAAGACATTACCTCTCCCAAACTGTTGCACAAATATCACCTACTAATAGAAAGCAAAGAAACGATTCCTTGTGAAAACCAATTGGACGTTGTTTCAAGCTTGCAGAAACGCATGATGCTCGACCGCGCGGCTACGCAGCGTCTTGAGCGTAAAGCACAGGGCGTATTGGAATTGTTGACCCAAAACCACCAAGACTGGGAAGAAACGACGTATCAATTGTTAGCCCAAAATTTCGGTTTTAAAGTCAATGCTGAACCGATGCTTCGGCTGGCGCAGGGATTGCCCCTGAAAATCCTTCACAAACACCGCGATAACCTTTTTCAATTAGAAGCCCTACTGTTTGGGCAGTCAGGATTATTGACACCCGCAGACGAATACGCACTGTCTTTGCAAAAAGAATACACGTTTTTAGCAGCGAAATACAGTTTAAAGTCCACCCAACTGCAGGCCCACGAATGGAAGTTTTTGCGGTTGCGTCCCGCTAATTTTCCCACGGTTCGGTTGGCGCAGTTGGCGGCGTTTATTCAGCAACAACCCAGCCTATTTTCGCTCTTTATTCACGGGGAAAATGTCAAAAAATTGGAGGCTGTACTCCGCGTCAAGCAGTCGGACTATTGGCAGACACATTATCACTTTCAAAAAACAATGGCAGCGAAAGTAGCTACCTTAGGAAAAGCATCGGTCGAAAATATTGTCGTCAATACGGTCGTTCCTTTATTAGCAGCTTATGCGGAAGCAAAAGATAATCTAGATTTTATGAGCAAAGCAACCGAATTATTGGAACAACTTCCTGCCGAAACAAACCACCTCACCGATAGGTGGCATCAGATGGGGGTAGAATCAAAAACAGCCTTTGATTCCCAAGCTATTATCGAACTCTATACCCATTTTTGTGTAAAAAAGGGATGTTTACAGTGTGCTATTGGTACATCGTTGCTGAAATCTCCCTGA
- a CDS encoding M20/M25/M40 family metallo-hydrolase, translating to MYRHLFPSFLVSASFCVIVAFRDNSEFVSAFQKINNETLKNSQAYETLGDATSTIGHRLTGSPNGAKAEQYAFNLLKKYGYTDVKFQSFEVESWMRDTVTLDVVPNKSDNFRTVPVVALAHSPVRAKVSGAIVDVGNGLEEDFEAVKDIIKGKVALVNIGLVNGKAGQKNLHRSEKTALAIRYGANAIITVNQVVGNVLLTGTASVTGALIGIPAVNISRESGEEIRSWMKVDNDLHAIIDMTNVSKKIKARNVIATLPGKSDDRIVIGGHLDSWDLATGAADNGLGSFTVMDIARTFKALKIKPKRTIDFVLFMGEEQGLLGSRQMVKELAKTKQLEKVKFMMNLDMTNNVFGMSVGGRDELIPFFQAVGEQIKKVDDTYSNIVSSRAGLHSDHQPFMLEGIPTGAPAGRLGANVYGCYHADCDKFDLINRSEMVNGVRFSAMLLYALANANDLPAQKLDTYKTRDLMVAQGLKKELILGKDWKWTD from the coding sequence ATGTATCGCCACCTTTTTCCTTCCTTTTTGGTCAGTGCGAGTTTTTGCGTAATTGTTGCATTTCGAGACAACAGCGAATTTGTCTCGGCTTTTCAAAAAATTAACAATGAAACCCTGAAAAATAGCCAAGCGTACGAAACCCTCGGCGATGCTACTTCGACCATCGGACATCGTCTGACGGGAAGCCCGAACGGAGCCAAGGCAGAGCAGTATGCCTTCAATCTTCTCAAAAAGTATGGCTACACAGATGTCAAATTTCAATCGTTTGAGGTAGAGTCGTGGATGCGTGATACCGTGACGTTGGATGTAGTGCCCAACAAAAGTGATAATTTCAGGACAGTGCCCGTGGTGGCGTTGGCGCATTCGCCCGTGCGTGCCAAAGTTAGCGGTGCAATAGTGGACGTGGGTAATGGCTTGGAAGAAGATTTTGAAGCGGTCAAAGATATTATTAAAGGTAAAGTAGCGCTAGTAAATATCGGATTGGTTAACGGAAAAGCTGGGCAGAAAAACCTCCACCGCTCCGAAAAAACGGCTTTGGCCATCAGATACGGCGCAAATGCGATTATCACCGTCAACCAAGTGGTAGGGAATGTGCTTTTGACAGGAACGGCCTCGGTGACAGGGGCGTTGATTGGTATTCCTGCCGTGAATATCTCGCGCGAAAGTGGTGAAGAAATTCGGAGTTGGATGAAGGTGGACAACGACCTCCATGCTATTATTGACATGACCAACGTGAGTAAAAAAATAAAAGCACGGAATGTCATTGCTACCCTTCCAGGCAAAAGCGACGACCGAATTGTGATTGGGGGGCACCTTGATTCGTGGGATTTGGCAACGGGCGCAGCCGATAACGGCCTAGGTTCATTCACTGTCATGGATATTGCCCGAACGTTTAAAGCCTTAAAAATTAAGCCTAAACGAACGATTGACTTCGTATTGTTTATGGGAGAAGAGCAAGGTTTGCTTGGTTCGCGGCAAATGGTGAAAGAATTGGCCAAGACCAAACAGCTTGAGAAGGTCAAGTTTATGATGAACCTCGACATGACCAACAACGTGTTTGGAATGAGCGTGGGAGGGCGCGACGAACTGATTCCGTTTTTCCAAGCGGTGGGGGAACAAATCAAAAAAGTGGACGATACCTACTCAAACATCGTTAGCAGCCGCGCAGGGCTCCATTCAGACCACCAACCGTTTATGTTGGAAGGCATTCCGACGGGAGCACCTGCGGGACGTCTCGGCGCTAATGTTTATGGCTGCTATCACGCTGACTGTGATAAATTTGATTTAATCAATCGCAGTGAAATGGTCAATGGCGTTCGTTTTTCGGCCATGCTGCTTTATGCTTTGGCCAATGCCAACGATTTGCCTGCCCAAAAACTAGATACTTACAAAACCCGCGATTTAATGGTTGCGCAAGGGCTCAAAAAAGAGTTGATTCTCGGCAAAGACTGGAAATGGACGGATTGA
- a CDS encoding SusD/RagB family nutrient-binding outer membrane lipoprotein → MKLKSYFLIAVLALLSTACNEQFLDINTNPNSLPTASPNYIFTNALRQTASNMLGPNETASYWSGQWTQSNGYILSTTIFTYNFTNGDFNYWDGYYDNLQDYQVVIDNADAQNQKFLKGPAKVMKALLFQQLVDMYGNLPYTEALKGVSSLAPKFDEQQAVYDNLIKLLDDAIVDLKANAFASAFAGSDIVFAGSNTKWIRFANSVKLRILMRQARVAAKEATIKTEINKIVTEGSGFITGEDVGIGSASFWQPADGQMNPIYESWGYSAAGAKKALNNYPRLTKYLIDGLKTSGDTLRLKRIAYAIGGEGSTAGVSTRAEIAANYAGVPFGASSGYLPTTVSAPGPSIIAKGAFNRPYLIMTAAEIQLNLAEAKEKFGTGVSLPGTAQSYFEEGLVQSFRALGAATTGAAAFKGSKIENYDYVASTNKLTAIAYQKWLASCNFTGLEAWAEYRKTGVPVTPQSLGVPDAKRPVRLFYPNTEGGSNSANVTAQGTVDVFSTKIFWDID, encoded by the coding sequence ATGAAATTAAAATCATATTTTCTCATTGCGGTGTTGGCTTTGCTAAGTACGGCTTGTAACGAGCAATTCCTAGACATAAACACCAACCCCAACTCGTTGCCAACGGCATCGCCAAACTATATTTTTACCAATGCGCTTCGTCAAACGGCATCTAACATGCTGGGACCAAACGAAACTGCTTCGTACTGGTCGGGACAATGGACGCAGTCAAACGGGTATATCCTGAGCACAACCATTTTTACGTATAATTTTACCAATGGTGATTTTAATTACTGGGATGGCTATTATGACAACCTCCAAGATTATCAGGTGGTTATTGATAATGCGGATGCGCAAAATCAGAAGTTTTTGAAAGGGCCAGCTAAAGTAATGAAGGCGTTATTGTTCCAACAATTGGTGGACATGTACGGAAACCTTCCATACACCGAGGCTTTGAAAGGTGTGTCGTCGTTGGCTCCTAAATTTGATGAGCAACAGGCGGTATATGATAACCTTATCAAACTTCTTGATGACGCAATAGTGGACTTAAAGGCCAATGCGTTTGCCAGTGCTTTTGCAGGTTCGGATATTGTTTTTGCGGGTAGCAACACTAAGTGGATTCGTTTTGCGAACTCTGTTAAATTACGCATCTTGATGCGTCAGGCACGTGTAGCGGCTAAAGAAGCAACTATCAAAACGGAAATCAATAAAATCGTAACGGAAGGTTCGGGTTTCATCACGGGCGAAGACGTAGGTATTGGTAGTGCCTCTTTCTGGCAGCCAGCGGATGGTCAAATGAACCCAATTTACGAAAGCTGGGGTTATAGCGCCGCTGGTGCGAAAAAAGCATTGAACAATTACCCTCGCCTTACGAAGTATTTGATTGATGGTTTGAAAACATCAGGCGATACTCTTCGCTTGAAGCGTATTGCATATGCCATTGGTGGCGAAGGTAGCACAGCGGGTGTAAGTACTCGTGCAGAAATTGCTGCTAACTACGCTGGAGTACCGTTCGGTGCAAGCTCAGGCTATCTGCCAACTACGGTCTCGGCGCCTGGCCCAAGTATCATTGCCAAAGGCGCGTTTAACCGTCCGTACCTTATTATGACAGCAGCGGAAATCCAATTGAACTTGGCAGAAGCAAAAGAAAAATTCGGAACTGGAGTAAGCTTGCCAGGTACGGCACAATCGTACTTTGAAGAAGGTCTAGTCCAATCATTCAGAGCATTGGGCGCAGCTACTACTGGAGCGGCGGCGTTTAAAGGAAGTAAAATTGAGAACTACGACTACGTAGCTTCAACCAATAAGCTTACGGCAATTGCCTACCAAAAATGGCTTGCTTCTTGTAACTTCACTGGTTTGGAAGCGTGGGCAGAATACCGTAAAACGGGTGTGCCTGTTACGCCACAAAGCTTGGGTGTACCTGATGCCAAACGCCCCGTTCGTTTGTTCTATCCAAACACGGAAGGTGGTTCAAACTCTGCCAACGTAACTGCCCAAGGAACGGTGGACGTATTTTCTACTAAAATCTTTTGGGATATCGACTAA
- a CDS encoding SusC/RagA family TonB-linked outer membrane protein yields MKQRFTLLAAVAMLFCGLTLFAQDRTITGKVTADDGSVLPGVNITLRGSNRGTNTTAEGTYQIAVPNNAVLVFSFIGFKSQEVAVGALSVVNVKLVADASQLQEVVVTAQGIRKSQREINYSYAKVANEDITLGRAPRLAQALAGKVTGLAVYNVNNSVDPSVKVVLRGYRSLTGNNEALVVVDGMQTTSTVLALINPNDIESVTVLKGGQAATLYGSAGINGAIVISTKKGAKGKLKVNYTNSTNFEEISFLPQFQNKYGSGSHYAASFGSAGYLTSHTDRMKQNWRPYENQQYGDAFDGSMRIQGRVLEDGSKLEIPYAALDNVRRKTFDRGVSMNNQINFEGGDESTTFRLSLENQKIAGIVPKDKSDRTGIRFAASKEYKRLTASFTANYTQAKYDRTSADFYNDVLNQPANLPLYDLRDWQNNKFANPNGYYNDYYNNPYFNKDINRNNYKDANISSNIALEFRATDWLRLVNRLGVMNNSRTGKNYTSKFLYSDWAKTKAFVPAPWGIDDVDGTGIYRAISDILGGVSDYSSTENVINNEFQAHVNKDFGDFKNNLILGGSLYQRYTKAIAISSSSIVVPDVYNVSNRQGILGGGEGNTMERRYGYYADVTSNYKNWLILNASGRYDATSRFYKPTRNKNYWSYLYYGAGLSFIPTDAFPSLKSNVLNFAKVRMNYNKNANDNIPLYGLDLTYPNGSGFPFGNTVGLTVGNTLPDANLKPEIVYSGEIGAEFQMFNNRVNLEFSAYSQTSKGQVITVRVPNTTGFSNLLINVGETKNWGYEGEFKYLIARGSKLNWDVSVRYSYNDNKVIDLYPGINEFQYGGFAYATTNVIKGERFPMLKTNGYTYAPDGSGYVLVNPTTGYPILNSTLANRGGTLPRHIAGLGSKVSYGNLTFNFNFEYRGGNVMFSDLGRQMTFTGAGKWTENRDPQMVPNSATLNADGKTVTPNTNINVRESEYGYWVDNYRLISENFVTPGWFIKLRDVNLAYTLPTSLMEKTKVFSRAEIAFFGRNLFTIVDKKNYYTDPEFSNVATNNFTGTISSVTAPSAGNNVGINTTGQTPPVRQYGVSLNLTF; encoded by the coding sequence ATGAAACAAAGGTTTACACTGCTGGCCGCAGTGGCGATGCTTTTTTGTGGCCTCACGTTGTTTGCCCAAGACCGTACAATCACGGGTAAAGTAACCGCTGACGATGGTTCTGTTCTTCCTGGGGTAAACATTACGCTTCGTGGTTCTAACCGCGGTACAAACACAACAGCGGAAGGGACTTATCAAATTGCTGTCCCAAACAACGCTGTTTTGGTGTTCAGTTTCATTGGTTTTAAATCGCAAGAAGTTGCGGTAGGCGCACTGTCGGTAGTTAATGTAAAGCTGGTTGCTGATGCTTCACAATTGCAAGAAGTAGTGGTAACGGCGCAAGGAATTCGTAAAAGCCAACGCGAAATCAATTACTCGTATGCAAAAGTAGCCAACGAAGACATCACCCTTGGGCGTGCACCTCGTTTGGCACAAGCGCTTGCGGGTAAAGTAACAGGTTTGGCCGTTTATAACGTAAACAACAGCGTTGACCCTTCGGTGAAGGTGGTATTGCGTGGGTATCGGTCATTGACAGGTAATAACGAAGCGCTTGTGGTGGTTGATGGTATGCAAACAACCTCGACGGTATTGGCCCTTATCAATCCCAACGACATTGAGAGCGTAACAGTACTGAAAGGTGGTCAGGCGGCTACGCTTTATGGCTCGGCAGGTATCAACGGTGCGATTGTTATTTCAACCAAAAAAGGTGCAAAAGGAAAATTAAAAGTAAACTATACCAACAGTACTAACTTTGAAGAAATTAGCTTTTTACCACAGTTTCAAAATAAATACGGGTCAGGGTCACACTACGCGGCCTCTTTCGGGTCGGCAGGGTATTTGACCAGCCACACTGATCGTATGAAGCAAAACTGGCGCCCTTACGAAAACCAACAGTACGGAGATGCTTTTGATGGCTCGATGCGTATTCAAGGACGGGTGTTGGAAGATGGTTCAAAATTAGAAATTCCGTATGCTGCCCTTGACAATGTTCGTCGTAAGACCTTCGACAGGGGAGTGTCAATGAACAACCAAATCAACTTTGAAGGTGGTGATGAATCAACAACGTTCCGTTTGTCATTGGAAAATCAGAAAATTGCGGGGATTGTTCCTAAAGATAAAAGTGATAGAACGGGGATTCGTTTCGCGGCGTCGAAAGAGTACAAGCGTTTGACGGCGAGCTTCACGGCCAACTACACCCAAGCAAAGTATGATCGTACGTCTGCTGATTTCTATAACGACGTATTGAACCAACCTGCCAACTTGCCATTGTACGACTTGCGGGATTGGCAAAACAACAAATTTGCGAACCCTAACGGTTATTACAACGATTACTACAACAACCCTTATTTTAATAAGGACATCAACCGTAACAACTACAAAGATGCCAATATTTCAAGCAACATTGCTTTGGAATTTAGAGCAACTGATTGGTTGAGATTGGTAAACCGTTTGGGAGTGATGAACAACTCACGTACGGGTAAAAACTACACGAGCAAGTTCCTTTATTCTGACTGGGCAAAAACAAAAGCATTTGTTCCTGCGCCTTGGGGTATCGATGATGTGGACGGAACGGGTATCTACCGTGCTATTTCTGACATCTTAGGAGGTGTGTCAGACTACTCAAGCACAGAAAACGTCATCAACAACGAATTCCAAGCACACGTAAACAAAGATTTTGGTGACTTCAAAAACAACTTGATTTTGGGGGGAAGCTTGTATCAACGTTACACAAAAGCGATTGCTATCAGTTCGTCATCTATTGTTGTGCCTGATGTGTATAACGTATCGAACCGTCAAGGTATCCTAGGGGGTGGTGAAGGAAACACCATGGAGCGTCGTTATGGATATTATGCCGACGTAACTTCTAACTATAAAAACTGGTTGATTCTTAATGCTTCTGGTCGTTACGATGCTACTTCACGTTTTTATAAGCCAACGCGCAACAAAAACTATTGGTCTTATTTATACTACGGAGCAGGTTTATCGTTCATCCCAACCGACGCCTTTCCAAGTTTGAAGAGCAATGTACTTAACTTCGCTAAAGTACGCATGAACTACAACAAAAATGCGAACGACAATATTCCTCTTTATGGATTGGACTTGACGTATCCTAATGGTAGCGGTTTCCCATTCGGAAACACGGTAGGGTTGACCGTAGGTAACACACTTCCTGATGCCAACCTCAAACCTGAAATTGTATATTCTGGTGAGATTGGTGCTGAATTTCAGATGTTTAATAACCGCGTAAACTTAGAGTTCTCGGCCTACAGCCAAACTTCGAAGGGCCAAGTAATCACCGTACGTGTACCAAACACTACTGGTTTTAGCAACTTGCTTATCAACGTAGGTGAAACCAAAAACTGGGGATATGAGGGTGAATTTAAGTATCTTATCGCTCGTGGAAGCAAACTTAACTGGGATGTGAGCGTGAGATATTCTTACAACGACAACAAGGTAATTGACCTGTATCCTGGGATCAATGAATTCCAATATGGCGGATTCGCGTATGCCACAACCAACGTAATTAAGGGCGAGCGTTTTCCAATGCTTAAAACGAACGGATACACATACGCGCCAGATGGATCAGGATATGTGCTGGTAAACCCGACGACTGGCTATCCTATTCTTAACAGTACTTTGGCCAATAGAGGTGGTACTTTGCCACGCCACATTGCGGGTTTAGGTTCAAAAGTTAGCTACGGTAACTTGACGTTTAACTTCAACTTTGAGTACCGTGGTGGAAACGTGATGTTTAGCGACTTAGGCCGTCAGATGACCTTTACAGGGGCAGGTAAGTGGACAGAGAACCGCGACCCACAAATGGTGCCAAACTCCGCAACGCTTAATGCCGATGGCAAAACAGTTACGCCAAATACCAACATCAACGTTCGCGAGTCAGAATATGGATATTGGGTGGACAATTACCGTTTGATTTCGGAAAACTTCGTCACTCCAGGTTGGTTTATCAAATTGAGAGATGTGAACCTTGCTTATACGCTACCAACTAGCCTTATGGAGAAAACAAAGGTATTCTCACGGGCAGAAATCGCGTTCTTTGGACGTAACTTATTCACGATTGTTGATAAGAAAAACTACTACACCGACCCTGAGTTCAGTAACGTAGCGACCAACAACTTTACAGGTACGATTTCTTCAGTTACTGCACCAAGTGCTGGTAACAACGTGGGTATCAACACGACTGGCCAAACGCCACCTGTTCGTCAGTATGGTGTAAGCCTTAACTTGACATTCTAA